One window from the genome of Musa acuminata AAA Group cultivar baxijiao chromosome BXJ1-4, Cavendish_Baxijiao_AAA, whole genome shotgun sequence encodes:
- the LOC103980538 gene encoding germin-like protein 9-3: MAFRDLRNPFFFLLLALATSPVVLAGDPDITSDFVLPPNTNAVDGSFFTFTGMRSLLDSSPPTNFTVLKATMAEFPALGGQSVSYAVLTFPAGSVNPPHTHPRAAELLFLIDGYLEVGFVDTANKLYTQTLQPGDLFVFPKGLVHYQYCNRKNPAIAISAFGSASAGTVSVPKAVFTTGIDDGILAKSFKTDAATVDKIKAGLA; encoded by the coding sequence ATGGCCTTCCGTGATCTCCGCAATCCCTTCTTCTTCCTGCTTCTCGCATTGGCTACTTCGCCAGTAGTTCTTGCAGGTGATCCCGACATCACTTCGGACTTCGTGCTCCCACCGAACACCAACGCCGTCGATGGCAGCTTCTTCACCTTCACCGGCATGCGCAGCCTGCTGGACTCGTCCCCGCCGACCAACTTCACCGTGCTGAAAGCTACAATGGCGGAGTTCCCGGCCCTCGGCGGGCAGAGCGTCTCGTATGCTGTGCTCACCTTCCCTGCTGGCTCGGTCAACCCCCCTCACACTCATCCCCGCGCCGCCGAGCTTCTCTTCCTCATCGACGGATACCTCGAGGTCGGATTCGTCGACACCGCGAACAAGCTCTACACGCAGACGCTGCAGCCGGGGGACTTGTTTGTGTTCCCAAAGGGACTCGTTCACTACCAGTATTGCAACCGCAAGAATCCTGCAATCGCCATTTCTGCCTTTGGGAGTGCAAGTGCTGGCACTGTATCGGTTCCCAAGGCTGTGTTCACGACGGGCATCGATGACGGCATCCTTGCCAAATCGTTCAAGACCGATGCCGCCACCGTTGATAAGATCAAGGCTGGACTTGCATGA